The genomic window GCCGCTGCTCGAGCAGTTCCGCCAGACCGAGGAGGAACCCGAGATCCGCGAACTGCCGTCGCTCTGAACGTCTGAGCACCGCACCGCCGCTTTTGTCGTATTGAGGTCGTCCGCTCCGTCCGAGCCCGTCGGAGGGCCCCGATTCCCGCTCGTCGAGTCCGATTTCGAATCGAAACGCACAGAATCGTGCCGACGAGACGGCCGATATGAGTCGGATTCGCGATCTCGTTCGGTTTCTCGCTCTGGCGACCGTCTGGGGGTCCGCGTTCGTCGCGATCAGCGCCGGCCTCGACCACTTCCCGCCGGTGTTGTTCGCCGCCTTCCGATACGACGTCGCGGGCGTCCTGATGCTCGCCTACGCCGCGTTCGCGGTCGAGGACTGGCGGCCGCGCGGCCGCGGCGAGTGGTCGCTGGTCGCCGTCGGCGCCGTTCTGCTGATCGCGGCCTACCACGCCTTCCTCTTCGTTGGCCAGCAACACACGACGGCGGCCGCGGCCGCGATCGTCGTGAGCCTCTCGCCGGTGCTGACCACTGGGTTCGCGCGCCTGCTCGTCCCCTCGGACGCGCTCTCGCCGGTCGGCGTCGGCGGCCTCCTGATCGGTCTGCTCGGCGTCGGCGTCGTCGCGCGCCCCGACCCCTCGAACCTGCTGTCGGTCGACGTCGTCGCGACGGGACTCGTCTTCTGTGCGGCGGCCGCGTTCGGACTGGGGAGCGTCCTCACGCGCCGAATCGACGCCGCGCTCCCGATCGAGACCATGGAGGCCTGGTCGATGATCGTCGGCGCCCTCCTGTTACACGCCGTCAGCCTGGCGCTCGGTGAACCGCTCGAGCCGTCGGCGTGGACCCGTCCCGAGGCGCTCGGCGCGCTGGGCTACCTGTCGCTGGTCGCCAGCGCGCTCGGCTTTCTGCTCTACTTCGACCTGCTCGAGCGGCTGGGCGCCGTCGAGATCAACATGGTCTCCTACGTCGCGCCGATCGTCGCCGCGCTGGTCGGCTGGCTCTACCTCGGCGAGGTCGTCGACGCGACGACGACGCTCGGCTTCGGCTTCATCGCGGTCGGGTTCGTCCTCGTCAAGCGGCGGGCGCTGCGCGAGGAGTTCGGCCACGCGCTGGGTCGGCTCTCGAGCGAGTGAAAGGCGGGTGAAAACAGCGAAAACGGCGAAAACGGGGCGTCCAGCCCGACGGCGCGGTTACTGGAAGCCGATGCGACTGTCGCGGCGACCCGTCGGGCCCGGTCCGCCCGATCCGCCGCCCTGGAACTCCTCTTCGATCTGCTCGTAGTAGTCGAGGATGTCGTCGGTGATCGTCGGCCGGACGTTCTCCATGGCCTGCCGGAAGTGGCGCATCTCGACGATATCGGCCTCGTGGTCCTCGCGAAGCGCCTCGATGGCCGCCTCGCGGGCGATCGACTCGAGGTCGCTGCCGACGTAGCCGTCGGTGATCTCGGCGATCTCGCGCAGCGTGACGTCCGCGGCCAGGGGCGTGTCCTGCGTGTGGATCTCGAGGATCCGCTCGCGGCCGTCGACGTCGGGCTCGCCGATCATGACCAGCCGGTCGAACCGACCCGAGCGCAGGAGCGCGGGGTCGATCATGTCCGGCCGGTTGGTCGCGCCGATGACCATGACGTTCTCCATCTCCTCGAGGCCGTCGAGCTCCGTCAGGAGCTGGTTGACGACCCGCTCGGAGACGTTCGAGCCGGTCTCACCGCCTCGGCCCGGCGCGAGCGCGTCGAGCTCGTCGAAGAAGATGACCGTCGGCGAGACCTGTCGCGCCTTGCGGAAGGTCTGCCGGATGGCCTTCTCCGACTCGCCGACCCACTTCGAGAGCAGCTGCGGGCCGCGCACCGAGATGAAGTTGGCGTTGGTCTCGTTGGCGACCGCTTTCGCCATGAGCGTCTTCCCGGTGCCCGGCGGCCCGTACAGCAAGACGCCGGCCGGCGGATCGACCCCCAGTCGGTCGAACCGCTCGGGGTTCGAGAGCGGCCACTCGACGGACTCCTGGACCTGCTCCTTGGCGGTGTGGAGTCCGCCGACGTCGTCCCAGGAGATCTTCGGTAACTCGACGAGCACCTCCCGCATCGCCGAGGGTTCGACCTCGTTCAAGGCGCCGCGGAAGTCCTGGCGCTTGACGATCATCCGGTCGATCAGGCTCGGCGGGATGTCCTCCTCGTCGAGATCGATCTCGGGAAGGTACCGGCGCAGGGCCTTCATCGCGGCTTCCTTCGTCAGGCTCTCGATGTCGGCGCCGACGAAGCCGTGGGTCTCGTCGGCCAGGTGACCGAGGTCGACGTCGTCCGAGAGCGGCATCCCGCGGGTGTGGATCTGCAGGATCTCCTCGCGGCCGACCTCGTCCGGGACGCCGATCTCGATCTCGCGGTCGAATCGGCCCGGACGGCGCAGGGCGGGGTCGACCGAGTCCACGCGGTTGGTCGCCGCGATGACGATGACCTGACCGCGGGACTCGAGGCCGTCCATCATGGTCAGCAGCTGGGCGACGACGCGGCGTTCGACCTCGCCGGTGACGTCCTCGCGTTTGGGTGCGATGGAGTCGAGTTCGTCGATGAAGATGATCGACGGCGACTCCTCGGTCGCGTCCTCGAAGATCTCGCGTAACTGCTGTTCGGACTCGCCGTAGTACTTCGAGATGATCTCCGGGCCCGCGATCGAGAAGAAGCTCGCGGAGGTCTCGTTGGCGACGGCCTTCGCGAGCAGGGTCTTCCCGGTGCCCGGCGGCCCGTGGAGCAGGACGCCCTGCGGGGGCTCGATGCCGAGCTTCTTGAAGATCTGCGGGTGTTTCATCGGGAGTTCGACCATCTCCCTGACCCGCTGTATCTCGCTCTGTAAGCCGCCGATATCCTCGTAGGTAATGCCGCCGCCGGTCTTCTCGAAGCCCGAGATGGGTTCTTCGCGAAGCTCGACGTCGGTGTCCTCGGTGATGAGGACCACGCCCTCGGGTTCCGTCTCGACGGCG from Haloterrigena sp. KLK7 includes these protein-coding regions:
- a CDS encoding EamA family transporter, translating into MSRIRDLVRFLALATVWGSAFVAISAGLDHFPPVLFAAFRYDVAGVLMLAYAAFAVEDWRPRGRGEWSLVAVGAVLLIAAYHAFLFVGQQHTTAAAAAIVVSLSPVLTTGFARLLVPSDALSPVGVGGLLIGLLGVGVVARPDPSNLLSVDVVATGLVFCAAAAFGLGSVLTRRIDAALPIETMEAWSMIVGALLLHAVSLALGEPLEPSAWTRPEALGALGYLSLVASALGFLLYFDLLERLGAVEINMVSYVAPIVAALVGWLYLGEVVDATTTLGFGFIAVGFVLVKRRALREEFGHALGRLSSE
- a CDS encoding CDC48 family AAA ATPase produces the protein MNEVQLEVAKAYPNDSGRGIARLDPDTLLHLKLSPGDIIEIEGADTTAAKVWRADRQDWNTDTVRIDGFTRQNADVGIGERVTIRKAEATKADKLTLAPPEEASVQFGSDAAGMVKRQILKRPVVGRDIVPVMSSTNHPFMRSPGQAIPLIAVETEPEGVVLITEDTDVELREEPISGFEKTGGGITYEDIGGLQSEIQRVREMVELPMKHPQIFKKLGIEPPQGVLLHGPPGTGKTLLAKAVANETSASFFSIAGPEIISKYYGESEQQLREIFEDATEESPSIIFIDELDSIAPKREDVTGEVERRVVAQLLTMMDGLESRGQVIVIAATNRVDSVDPALRRPGRFDREIEIGVPDEVGREEILQIHTRGMPLSDDVDLGHLADETHGFVGADIESLTKEAAMKALRRYLPEIDLDEEDIPPSLIDRMIVKRQDFRGALNEVEPSAMREVLVELPKISWDDVGGLHTAKEQVQESVEWPLSNPERFDRLGVDPPAGVLLYGPPGTGKTLMAKAVANETNANFISVRGPQLLSKWVGESEKAIRQTFRKARQVSPTVIFFDELDALAPGRGGETGSNVSERVVNQLLTELDGLEEMENVMVIGATNRPDMIDPALLRSGRFDRLVMIGEPDVDGRERILEIHTQDTPLAADVTLREIAEITDGYVGSDLESIAREAAIEALREDHEADIVEMRHFRQAMENVRPTITDDILDYYEQIEEEFQGGGSGGPGPTGRRDSRIGFQ